A genomic stretch from Natronomonas gomsonensis includes:
- a CDS encoding methionine synthase yields the protein MSPTNQTNTREQFRPEDHPTEHFLLTTVVGSYPKPKWLNRAKELHEDDDRDFDEENLQEALDDAARLITHEHERSGLDVVCDGEMRRNEMVEYFADRIDGYEFNGPVKVWGHNYFDKPSVADEVAYDEPWLVDEFEFTAGATTRPVKVPITGPYTLASWSFNEHYDSEAELAYELAGLVNEEIERLVDAGCRYIQIDEPALATTPDDHAIVGECLEHIAEGIPEDVRLGLHVCYGDYSRIYPEILDMPVHEYDLELANGDYEQLDVFTADEFTKDLALGVVDVHTTDVESVTEIKENIKKGLEIVPPERLTVSPDCGVKLLPREVAYQKMENMVQAAREVEAELDAGEVDAAYVGD from the coding sequence ATGAGCCCCACGAACCAGACCAACACCCGCGAGCAGTTCCGTCCCGAGGACCACCCGACCGAACACTTCCTGCTGACGACCGTCGTCGGCTCGTATCCCAAGCCCAAGTGGCTCAACCGCGCGAAGGAACTCCACGAGGACGACGACCGCGATTTCGACGAGGAGAACCTCCAGGAGGCCCTCGACGACGCCGCCCGCCTCATCACCCACGAACACGAGCGTTCGGGTCTCGACGTGGTGTGTGACGGCGAGATGCGGCGCAACGAGATGGTCGAGTACTTCGCCGACCGCATCGACGGCTACGAGTTCAACGGCCCCGTGAAAGTGTGGGGCCACAACTACTTCGATAAGCCCTCGGTCGCCGACGAGGTGGCCTACGACGAACCGTGGCTCGTCGACGAGTTCGAGTTCACCGCCGGCGCGACGACCCGACCCGTGAAGGTTCCCATCACCGGCCCCTACACGCTGGCGTCGTGGTCGTTCAACGAACACTACGATAGCGAGGCGGAGTTGGCCTACGAACTCGCCGGCCTCGTCAACGAGGAAATCGAACGGCTCGTCGACGCGGGCTGTCGGTACATCCAAATCGACGAACCCGCCCTCGCGACGACGCCCGACGACCACGCCATCGTCGGCGAGTGTCTCGAACACATCGCCGAGGGGATTCCGGAAGACGTCCGACTCGGCCTCCACGTCTGCTACGGCGACTACTCGCGCATCTATCCCGAAATCCTCGACATGCCGGTCCACGAGTACGACCTCGAACTCGCAAACGGCGACTACGAGCAGTTGGACGTGTTCACCGCAGACGAGTTCACCAAGGACCTCGCGTTGGGCGTCGTCGACGTCCACACGACGGATGTCGAATCCGTCACGGAAATCAAGGAGAACATCAAGAAGGGCCTCGAAATCGTTCCGCCGGAGCGTCTGACCGTCTCGCCGGACTGTGGCGTCAAACTACTGCCCCGTGAAGTGGCCTACCAGAAGATGGAGAACATGGTGCAGGCCGCCCGCGAGGTCGAGGCCGAACTCGACGCGGGCGAAGTCGACGCGGCCTACGTCGGCGACTAA
- a CDS encoding cytochrome b/b6 domain-containing protein, which yields MTNLDHGKFTRVTTLFHSLLALDVFLLFFTGYAIMFNSELWWMVTLMGGATGVTALHRAAGLGLIALIVFWMVLMVISPTGRSNFREILPRKADVDAFLQDVQFMLGRTDERHPHARQFAGYEADEVPLLSYVGKGVVFIFAIELLLLTISGLLIWSKTGLMQYFATRTAAMAFVIFHGLLGVIMVMGVMFHIFEHGMHPAFYPVETKAFIPRSMIPESHDEDDDHEGTGIEALELAPSWHSVSTIFGSLVVVGIVSVLMGSIVREGYPVPRELVVSGDVTNLLLTIGINIGMFVLFVGIVLSMYGNVMRVRWEKEMQQRQREGETVADGGEPQTDD from the coding sequence ATGACCAACCTCGACCACGGGAAGTTCACGCGGGTGACGACGCTGTTCCACTCGCTTTTGGCGCTCGACGTGTTCCTGTTGTTCTTCACCGGCTATGCCATCATGTTCAACTCGGAGTTGTGGTGGATGGTGACGCTGATGGGCGGTGCGACCGGGGTCACCGCACTCCACCGCGCCGCGGGACTCGGACTCATTGCGCTCATCGTCTTCTGGATGGTGCTGATGGTCATCAGTCCGACCGGCCGAAGCAACTTCCGTGAAATCCTCCCGCGGAAAGCGGACGTCGACGCGTTCCTGCAGGACGTCCAGTTCATGCTCGGGCGGACGGACGAACGCCACCCGCACGCCCGGCAGTTCGCCGGCTACGAGGCCGACGAGGTGCCGCTTCTGTCCTACGTCGGCAAGGGGGTCGTCTTCATCTTCGCCATCGAACTGCTGTTGCTCACCATCTCGGGGCTGCTCATCTGGTCGAAAACCGGACTGATGCAGTACTTCGCGACGCGGACCGCGGCGATGGCGTTCGTCATCTTCCACGGCCTGTTGGGCGTCATCATGGTCATGGGAGTGATGTTCCACATCTTCGAACACGGGATGCACCCCGCGTTCTACCCGGTGGAGACGAAGGCGTTCATCCCACGGAGCATGATTCCGGAGTCCCACGACGAAGACGACGACCACGAGGGAACCGGCATCGAGGCGCTGGAACTCGCGCCGAGTTGGCACTCCGTGTCGACGATTTTCGGCTCGCTCGTCGTCGTCGGCATCGTGTCGGTGCTGATGGGAAGCATCGTTCGGGAGGGGTATCCCGTCCCGAGGGAACTGGTCGTCAGCGGCGACGTGACCAACCTGCTTCTCACCATCGGCATCAACATCGGGATGTTCGTGCTGTTCGTCGGTATCGTCCTCTCGATGTACGGCAACGTCATGCGAGTCCGCTGGGAGAAAGAGATGCAACAGCGACAACGCGAGGGCGAGACGGTCGCTGACGGCGGGGAGCCACAGACCGACGACTGA
- a CDS encoding 4Fe-4S dicluster domain-containing protein has product MSQSNKEVMGDGVMSVGEGTRIFPDVGACIDCGGCVVACKRTWDVPRDEQRISISTMLEGQEGSEMSGAAALAQGESPGETAIPMQCYHCENAPCVSVCPTDSLIKTDEEFVDVREDLCVGCQYCLSACPFGAPQFPESDDGAAQVFGTGGKMDKCTMCEERQDIGKGPACAEECSTDAILVGQPSQIADELDKRDEGTFFNDVAMDIVFGEDAGEFR; this is encoded by the coding sequence ATGTCCCAATCGAACAAAGAGGTAATGGGCGATGGCGTGATGAGCGTCGGGGAGGGGACGCGAATCTTCCCGGACGTCGGCGCCTGCATCGACTGTGGCGGCTGTGTCGTCGCCTGCAAACGCACGTGGGACGTCCCACGAGACGAACAGCGAATCAGCATCTCGACGATGCTGGAGGGCCAAGAGGGGTCCGAGATGTCCGGTGCGGCCGCGCTCGCACAGGGGGAATCCCCCGGCGAGACGGCCATCCCGATGCAGTGTTACCACTGCGAGAACGCACCCTGCGTTTCGGTGTGTCCGACCGATTCCCTCATCAAGACCGACGAGGAGTTCGTCGACGTGCGAGAAGACCTCTGTGTCGGCTGTCAGTACTGTCTGTCGGCGTGTCCGTTCGGCGCGCCGCAGTTCCCCGAATCCGACGACGGCGCCGCACAGGTGTTCGGCACCGGTGGCAAGATGGACAAGTGTACGATGTGCGAGGAACGCCAGGACATCGGAAAGGGGCCGGCCTGTGCCGAGGAGTGTTCGACCGACGCCATCCTCGTCGGGCAACCCTCCCAAATCGCGGACGAACTCGATAAACGCGACGAGGGTACGTTCTTCAACGACGTGGCGATGGACATCGTCTTCGGCGAGGACGCCGGTGAGTTCCGATGA
- a CDS encoding molybdopterin-dependent oxidoreductase: MSTEPVSLDLDRRSFMKASALAGVAALGGGTAGQVLAQNDDEVDGQDTEGELTKTICNYCSVGCGFHGERKGDSFVGMEPWEDHPINNGSLCSKGAGIYETEHSEKRLKHPMIREDGEWQKLSWDTAYDRLATDIRALWPDSDVSPSDAVDVDEEHSRESVMLLGSAHHSNEESYAIRKLAAFMGTNNIDHQARICHSTTVAGLANTWGYGAMTNTVPDYRNFDLNIIVGQNPAEAHPIAMQHILEGQKRGGTILVLDPRFTKTAAHADEFVRFRPGTDVALMMGVIKELRDEYGLAMDPTADDTGQNMLTDRVQGWEDVDAELDQYDKETVSDITWVAEEDIELIAELVHENRPQVQIEWAMGGTQHNNGTQNIRSYAALSLASGSSARSGGGLQVMRGHANVQGATDLAVASHILPGYYGLTPGGWSWWAEIWDKNPYTSGSTSFGDMYDRFELMPPDKYVRQHPVYEGNDEADLPANRDDPGHSPEEPAENSMMFQNGLTVARWFEGALDQEDRYQETPIYQPDQVKIAVFWGHSANSISEMEQMKEGMENLDLLVVIDVFPSVASVLPDYEDGPPVLLLPASSQYEHYRSLTNTNRSVQWSEPVAKPAHNSRPDLRIMQELADALGFGEHFDWGSGPEIYNGKSTYENVIREFNLGTNTIGYRQTPERLQQHLEYDYAFSSEDLKGAEGTPVEGEYWMLPWPCWGEGHPGTPIIWNDDMNPNDGGQDFRTRWGVQAPTPEEWDAMPTDADYPLQETVDAVGDRYDSQADALSLIRDPYVPGWASDRELAADGQIHGVPEYPGWKTTPPKSLIDPTQSTQSDELTIPQQYALDSQESVYTAAQAIDSPDTGSVTFDEYLERTKDVDPSFYEQYDYSQPDAPTGRGRARAVVWSFLDKVPVHREPIESPRPDLVEEWPANGQQQNFYRLDQNNAVEQQEAMDIIHGESDGPELDTIMTTGRQVEHQGGGSETRSNIHTADLQPHMYAEITPAKAEEIGVDGGDLVVVSSTDRGSVLVKARVTDRPNDGEVFLPFHWGGVFKGNSQEDKYPEGTVPYAIGDSANAITSRGYDVETQMQETKVSMVAVRPATQELLEELGMDADLEFPQDRNDIGSQKNFDVRDSETVQ; encoded by the coding sequence ATGAGCACGGAACCAGTCTCCCTCGACCTCGACCGGCGGTCGTTCATGAAGGCGAGCGCGCTGGCGGGCGTGGCGGCACTCGGTGGCGGTACGGCCGGGCAGGTACTCGCCCAAAACGACGACGAGGTCGACGGACAGGACACGGAAGGAGAGTTGACAAAGACCATCTGTAACTACTGTTCGGTTGGCTGTGGCTTCCACGGCGAGCGGAAGGGCGACTCCTTCGTCGGCATGGAGCCGTGGGAAGATCACCCGATAAACAACGGCTCGCTCTGCTCGAAAGGGGCGGGCATCTACGAGACCGAACACTCCGAAAAGCGCCTCAAACACCCGATGATTCGGGAGGACGGCGAGTGGCAGAAGCTCTCGTGGGACACCGCCTACGACCGCCTCGCCACCGACATCCGGGCGCTGTGGCCCGACTCGGACGTATCGCCGAGCGATGCGGTCGACGTCGACGAAGAGCACAGCCGCGAGAGCGTAATGTTACTCGGGAGTGCCCACCATTCCAACGAGGAGTCCTACGCCATCCGAAAGCTCGCGGCGTTCATGGGGACGAACAACATCGACCATCAGGCGCGCATCTGTCACTCGACGACGGTTGCAGGACTGGCGAACACCTGGGGCTACGGTGCGATGACGAACACGGTTCCGGACTACCGGAACTTCGATTTGAACATCATCGTCGGGCAGAACCCAGCCGAAGCCCACCCCATCGCGATGCAGCACATCTTGGAGGGCCAGAAACGTGGCGGGACGATACTCGTTTTAGACCCCCGGTTCACCAAGACCGCGGCCCACGCCGACGAGTTCGTCCGGTTCCGGCCCGGCACCGACGTGGCGTTGATGATGGGCGTCATCAAGGAACTCCGCGACGAGTACGGGCTGGCGATGGACCCGACCGCCGACGACACGGGCCAGAACATGCTCACGGACCGCGTCCAGGGCTGGGAGGACGTCGACGCGGAACTCGACCAGTACGACAAGGAGACGGTGTCGGACATCACGTGGGTCGCCGAGGAGGACATAGAGCTAATCGCCGAACTCGTCCACGAGAACCGCCCACAGGTCCAAATCGAGTGGGCGATGGGCGGCACCCAGCACAACAACGGCACCCAGAACATCCGTTCGTACGCCGCGCTGAGCCTCGCCTCCGGGAGTTCCGCCCGAAGCGGCGGCGGCCTGCAGGTCATGCGTGGCCACGCCAACGTCCAAGGTGCGACCGACCTCGCGGTGGCGAGTCACATCCTGCCGGGCTATTACGGCCTCACGCCCGGCGGCTGGTCGTGGTGGGCCGAAATCTGGGACAAAAACCCCTACACCAGCGGTTCGACGTCCTTTGGGGACATGTACGACCGCTTCGAGTTGATGCCTCCCGATAAGTACGTCCGTCAACACCCGGTGTACGAGGGCAACGACGAGGCGGACCTCCCGGCGAATCGGGACGACCCCGGACACAGTCCCGAGGAACCCGCCGAGAACTCGATGATGTTCCAAAACGGGCTCACGGTAGCCCGCTGGTTCGAGGGGGCCCTCGACCAGGAAGACCGCTATCAGGAGACGCCGATTTACCAACCCGACCAGGTGAAAATCGCGGTGTTCTGGGGCCACTCGGCGAACTCCATCAGCGAGATGGAGCAGATGAAAGAGGGCATGGAGAACCTCGATTTGCTCGTCGTCATCGACGTGTTCCCGTCGGTCGCGAGCGTCCTTCCGGACTACGAGGACGGCCCGCCGGTTCTGTTGTTGCCGGCGTCGAGTCAGTACGAGCACTACCGCTCGCTGACGAACACGAACCGGTCGGTGCAGTGGTCGGAACCGGTCGCAAAGCCCGCACACAACTCCCGACCCGACCTGCGAATCATGCAGGAGCTCGCCGACGCGCTCGGCTTCGGCGAACACTTCGATTGGGGGTCAGGTCCCGAAATCTACAACGGGAAATCGACATACGAGAACGTCATTCGGGAGTTCAACCTCGGGACGAACACCATCGGCTACCGGCAGACGCCCGAACGGCTCCAACAGCACTTGGAGTACGACTACGCCTTCTCCAGTGAGGACCTCAAAGGCGCCGAGGGAACGCCCGTCGAGGGCGAGTACTGGATGCTGCCGTGGCCCTGCTGGGGCGAAGGCCATCCAGGGACGCCCATCATCTGGAACGACGATATGAACCCCAACGACGGGGGACAGGACTTCCGGACGCGGTGGGGCGTCCAAGCGCCGACGCCGGAGGAGTGGGACGCGATGCCGACCGACGCCGACTACCCACTTCAGGAGACCGTCGACGCCGTCGGCGACAGGTACGACAGCCAAGCGGACGCGCTGAGTCTGATTCGGGACCCCTACGTCCCCGGCTGGGCCAGCGACAGGGAGTTGGCCGCCGACGGCCAGATTCACGGCGTCCCCGAGTATCCGGGCTGGAAAACGACGCCGCCGAAGAGTCTCATCGACCCGACGCAGTCGACCCAATCCGACGAACTGACGATTCCACAGCAGTACGCACTCGACAGCCAAGAGTCGGTGTACACCGCCGCACAGGCGATTGACTCCCCGGATACTGGGAGCGTGACGTTCGACGAGTATCTCGAACGCACAAAAGACGTCGACCCGTCGTTCTACGAGCAGTACGACTACAGCCAGCCCGACGCCCCGACCGGTCGCGGGCGGGCGCGGGCGGTGGTCTGGAGCTTCCTCGACAAGGTTCCGGTTCACCGCGAACCCATTGAGAGTCCGCGGCCGGACCTCGTCGAGGAGTGGCCGGCCAACGGCCAACAGCAGAACTTCTACCGACTCGACCAGAACAACGCCGTCGAACAGCAGGAAGCGATGGACATCATCCACGGCGAAAGCGACGGGCCGGAACTGGATACCATCATGACGACCGGCCGACAGGTCGAACACCAGGGTGGTGGCTCGGAGACGCGGTCGAACATTCACACGGCCGACCTCCAACCCCACATGTACGCCGAGATTACGCCCGCGAAGGCCGAGGAAATCGGCGTCGACGGCGGCGACCTCGTCGTCGTCTCCTCGACGGACCGGGGGTCGGTGTTGGTGAAGGCACGCGTGACCGACCGGCCGAACGACGGCGAGGTGTTCCTGCCGTTCCACTGGGGTGGCGTGTTCAAGGGGAACAGTCAGGAAGACAAATACCCGGAGGGGACCGTCCCCTACGCCATCGGCGACTCCGCGAACGCGATTACGTCGCGCGGCTACGACGTCGAGACGCAGATGCAGGAGACGAAGGTGTCGATGGTCGCCGTCCGACCGGCGACACAGGAGCTACTCGAGGAGCTCGGGATGGACGCGGACCTCGAGTTCCCGCAGGACCGCAACGACATCGGTTCACAGAAGAACTTCGATGTCCGTGACAGCGAAACAGTTCAATGA